A genomic segment from Corylus avellana chromosome ca5, CavTom2PMs-1.0 encodes:
- the LOC132180644 gene encoding ARF guanine-nucleotide exchange factor GNOM-like, which produces MEHINPQFGTNNDERKESPAKPSRGALACMVNSEIGAVLAVMRRNVRWGVRYVADDDHLEHSLIHSLKELRKRIFSWQHQWHKIDPAVYLQPFLDVIQSDETGAPITGVALSSVYKILSLDILDLDTVNVGDAMHLIVDAVTSCRFEVTDPASEEVVLMKILQVLLACMKSATSVRLSNQHVCNIVNTCFRVVHQASSKGELLQRIARHTMHELVRCIFSHLPDINNIEHALANGSGSSVRKEVGSKDEDHTSENKQLENGNAGVEYDGQSSTYASKAPMSASASGTSDSGMHENITEVSNGMEATKNDEKVMMEPFGVPCMVEIFHFLCSLLNVIEHVEFGPRSNPIAYDEDVPLFALGLINSAIELAGPSINKHPKLLAIVQDELFHNLMQFGSSMSPLILSTVCSIVLNLYHHLRTELKVQLEAFLSCVLLRLAQSKHGSSYQQQEVAMEALVDLCRQQTFMAEMYANFDCDITCSNVFEDLANLLSKSAFSVNGPLSAMHILALDGLISMVQGMAEKIGDEPATSEASIDDEGYKAFWTMTCENYSDPNCWVPFIRKVKYIKRKLMIGADHFNRDPKKGLEFLQGMHLLPEKLDPPSVACFFRYTAGLDRNLVGDYLGNHDEFCVQVLHEFARTFDFREMNLDTALRLFLGTFRLPGESQKIHRVLEAFSERYYEQSPHILVNKDVALVLSYSLIMLNTDQHNTQVKKKMTEEDFIRNNRRINGGKDLPREFLSELYHSICENEIQMIPDQSTGFPAMASSRWINVMHKSKNVSPFIICDSRELLIHDMFAILSGPTIAAISVVFDQVEHEDVLQTCIDGFLSIAKIAACYHLNDVLDDLIVSLCKFTTLLTPLSVEEAIVALGDYTKVRMATATVFTIANSYGDYIRSGWKNILDCVLSLHKLGLVPTSLASDAVPDMEPSSDSERGKPATTSLSISNVPSVPTRKSSGLMGRFSQLLSFDIEEPMTQPTEEQLAAQQRTRETIQTCHIDSIFTESKFLQAESLLQLVKALILAADRLRKGTSSVDDEDTAVFCLELLIAITLNNRDRIMLIWQGVYEHISDIVQSTIMPCTLVEKAVFGLLKICQRLLPYKENLTDELLRSLQVVLKLDARVADAYCEHITQEVMRLVKANATHIRSHVGWRTIISLLSITARHPEASEVGFEALAFIMSDGAHLLPSNYVLCVDAARQFGESRVGEVDRSVSALDMMAGSVVCLVRWSCETTIAVGEAAATKVKQDIGEMWLRLVQGLRKVCLDQREEVRNHAILMLQRSFAGVDGIHLPNTLWLQCFDVVIFTLLDDLVEIALGNSPKDYRNMEGTLVIAMKLMSKVFLQLLLDLWQLPSFCKLWLGVLNRMERYMNIKFRGRRSEKIHELIPELLKNTLLVMKTTGLLSPSDTIGGDSFWQLTWLHVKNISPSLQSEVFPAPELEQLQKKQIKAAGVPAPDGTVLVQPSETTA; this is translated from the exons ATGGAGCATATAAATCCACAGTTTGGAACCAATAACGATGAAAGGAAGGAATCTCCTGCTAAGCCTTCCAGAGGTGCTTTAGCATGTATGGTAAATTCTGAAATAGGTGCTGTTTTGGCTGTGATGCGGAGAAATGTTCGATGGGGAGTTCGCTATGTGGCAGATGATGATCATCTAGAGCACTCTCTAATCCATTCATTGAAAGAATTACGAAAACGTATATTTTCTTGGCAACATCAGTGGCATAAGATCGACCCAGCTGTGTACCTCCAGCCATTTTTGGATGTCATACAATCTGATGAAACTGGTGCACCAATCACAGGAGTTGCATTGTCATCTGTTTACAAGATATTGAGCCTTGACATACTTGATCTTGATACTGTAAATGTTGGTGATGCTATGCATTTAATAGTTGATGCTGTGACAAGCTGCCGGTTTGAGGTCACTGATCCTGCCTCTGAAGAAGTGGTATTGATGAAGATACTTCAGGTTCTTCTAGCTTGCATGAAGAGTGCGACATCAGTTAGGTTGAGTAACCAGCATGTCTGCAATATTGTAAATACATGCTTTCGTGTAGTTCATCAGGCTAGCTCTAAAGGTGAATTGTTACAGCGGATAGCACGCCATACTATGCATGAGTTGGTTAGGTGTATTTTTTCTCACCTGCCTGATATCAACAACATAGAACATGCATTGGCTAATGGAAGCGGGTCATCTGTCCGTAAAGAG GTGGGTTCAAAAGACGAGGATCATACATCTGAAAATAAACAGCTAGAAAATGGCAATGCCGGAGTTGAATATGATGGTCAATCATCCACATATGCATCAAAGGCTCCTATGAGCGCATCAGCTAGTGGGACAAGTGATAGTGGGATGCATGAGAACATAACTGAGGTTAGTAATGGAATGGAGGCGACTAAAAATGATGAGAAAGTTATGATGGAACCCTTTGGGGTCCCATGCATGGTGGAGATATTTCACTTCCTCTGTTCTCTGTTGAATGTCATTGAGCACGTCGAATTTGGTCCTAGATCAAATCCTATAGCATATGATGAAGATGTTCCGTTGTTTGCATTGGGGTTAATTAATTCGGCTATTGAATTGGCTGGGCCCTCAATTAATAAACACCCGAAGTTATTGGCCATTGTTCAAGATGAATTGTTTCATAACCTTATGCAATTTGGTTCATCGATGAGTCCGCTGATTCTCTCAACAGTATGTAGCATTGTTCTTAATCTGTATCATCATTTACGAACTGAGCTCAAAGTGCAGCTTGAAGCTTTCTTGTCATGTGTGCTTTTGAGGCTTGCGCAAAGCAAGCATGGCTCTTCATACCAACAGCAGGAGGTTGCTATGGAGGCTCTGGTTGACCTTTGCAGACAGCAGACATTTATGGCCGAGATGTATGCAAATTTTGATTGTGACATAACCTGCAGTAATGTATTTGAAGACCTTGCTAACCTATTATCAAAAAGTGCATTTTCTGTGAATGGACCTTTGTCTGCAATGCATATTCTTGCCCTGGATGGTTTAATATCAATGGTTCAGGGTATGGCTGAGAAGATAGGCGATGAACCAGCTACATCAGAAGCTTCCATAGATGATGAGGGATATAAGGCATTCTGGACAATGACATGCGAGAACTATAGTGACCCTAATTGTTGGGTTCCATTTATACGTAAGGTGAAGTACATCAAGAGAAAGTTGATGATTGGAGCTGACCACTTTAATAGGGATCCTAAGAAAGGTCTAGAATTTCTTCAAGGAATGCATTTGTTGCCTGAGAAACTTGACCCTCCGAGTGTGGCATGCTTTTTCAGGTACACGGCTGGGTTAGATAGGAATCTTGTTGGGGATTATCTAGGAAATCACGATGAATTTTGTGTTCAGGTGCTTCATGAATTTGCTAGGACTTTTGATTTCCGAGAGATGAATTTAGATACTGCATTGCGTCTTTTCTTGGGAACTTTTAGATTGCCTGGAGAATCCCAAAAAATACACAGGGTGCTTGAGGCATTTTCAGAAAGATATTATGAGCAGTCACCACATATATTAGTGAATAAAGATGTTGCTCTCGTGTTGTCATATTCACTTATAATGCTTAACACAGATCAGCACAATACACAGGTTAAGAAAAAGATGACTGAAGAAGACTTTATCCGTAATAATAGGAGAATCAATGGAGGGAAAGATCTTCCTCGTGAGTTCTTGTCGGAGCTTTACCACTCAATCTGTGAGAATGAAATCCAGATGATCCCTGACCAAAGTACTGGGTTTCCAGCGATGGCATCGAGCCGTTGGATTAATGTGATGCACAAATCTAAAAATGTCTCTCCTTTCATTATCTGTGACTCTAGAGAGCTCCTCATCCACGACATGTTTGCTATCCTGTCAGGTCCAACCATTGCTGCCATTTCAGTGGTTTTTGATCAGGTGGAGCACGAAGATGTTTTACAAACTTGCATTGATGGATTCTTGTCTATCGCCAAAATTGCAGCATGTTATCACCTCAATGATGTATTGGATGACTTGATCGTGTCTCTCTGTAAGTTCACAACCCTCTTGACTCCATTATCTGTAGAGGAAGCTATTGTTGCTCTTGGAGATTACACCAAAGTCAGGATGGCAACCGCCACGGTTTTCACTATAGCAAATAGTTATGGTGACTATATCCGTTCTGGCTGGAAGAACATACTGGACTGTGTCTTAAGCTTGCACAAGCTTGGCCTTGTACCTACGAGCCTGGCTAGTGATGCAGTGCCTGATATGGAGCCCTCTTCTGATTCAGAGCGGGGGAAACCTGCTACTACTTCCTTGTCAATATCAAATGTGCCATCTGTGCCCACTCGTAAATCATCTGGCCTGATGGGCCGGTTCAGCCAGCTCTTATCTTTTGATATTGAAGAGCCAATGACACAACCAACAGAAGAACAACTTGCAGCTCAGCAACGCACTCGCGAGACTATACAGACTTGCCACATTGACAGCATTTTTACAGAGAGCAAGTTTCTCCAAGCTGAGTCTTTGTTGCAGCTTGTGAAGGCCCTTATCTTGGCCGCAGACCGACTCCGTAAGGGAACTAGCTCTGTTGATGATGAAGACACTGCAGTATTCTGCCTGGAGTTGCTGATTGCAATTACGCTGAATAACCGAGACAGGATAATGCTTATCTGGCAAGGTGTTTACGAGCACATATCTGATATTGTTCAGTCGACCATTATGCCTTGCACCCTGGTGGAAAAGGCGGTGTTTGGGCTCCTTAAGATATGCCAGCGTCTGCTTCCCTATAAGGAAAACCTGACTGATGAACTCCTCAGGTCACTGCAAGTGGTTTTAAAACTTGACGCTCGGGTTGCTGATGCTTATTGTGAACACATCACACAAGAAGTTATGCGCCTTGTAAAAGCAAATGCAACTCATATCCGATCCCATGTGGGTTGGCGCACTATTATTTCCTTGCTATCTATCACAGCTCGGCATCCAGAAGCATCTGAAGTGGGGTTTGAGGCGCTAGCATTTATTATGTCTGATGGAGCACACCTTCTGCCATCTAATTATGTTCTTTGTGTGGATGCAGCAAGGCAGTTTGGCGAGTCTAGGGTTGGGGAGGTTGATCGGTCTGTTTCTGCCCTAGATATGATGGCAGGTTCTGTTGTTTGTCTAGTAAGGTGGTCTTGCGAGACTACAATTGCTGTGGGTGAGGCGGCTGCTACGAAAGTTAAGCAAGATATCGGGGAGATGTGGCTAAGGCTTGTGCAGGGTTTGAGGAAAGTGTGTTTGGACCAGAGAGAAGAAGTGAGGAACCATGCTATTTTAATGTTACAGAGGTCTTTTGCAGGAGTGGATGGGATTCACCTTCCTAATACCTTGTGGTTGCAGTGTTTTGATGTGGTGATCTTCACACTGCTTGACGATTTAGTGGAAATTGCGCTGGGTAACTCTCCAAAGGACTACCGAAATATGGAGGGAACACTTGTTATAGCCATGAAACTCATGTCGAAAGTGTTCTTACAGTTACTGTTGGATCTCTGGCAGTTACCTTCTTTCTGCAAACTATGGCTGGGGGTTCTTAATCGTATGGAGAGATATATGAACATAAAATTCAGGGGAAGGCGTAGTGAGAAGATTCATGAATTAATTCCTGAGCTTCTCAAGAACACCCTACTTGTGATGAAGACCACAGGATTACTCTCACCCAGTGATACAATTGGGGGGGATAGTTTTTGGCAACTGACATGGTTGCATGTGAAGAATATATCCCCTTCGTTGCAATCGGAAGTGTTCCCTGCACCTGAATTGGAGCAGCTGCagaaaaagcaaataaaagCAGCGGGAGTTCCTGCACCTGATGGGACTGTGCTTGTTCAGCCGAGTGAGACTACAGCATGA
- the LOC132180535 gene encoding pectinesterase 31, whose translation MAACVITVSQDGTGDYGTVQDAVDAVPLGNTRRTVIRVAPGIYKQPVYVPKTKNFITLAGLSPEDTVLTWQNTASLIDHHQASRVIGTGTFGCGSTIVEGEDFIAENITFENSAPQGSGQAVAIRVTADRCAFYNCRFLGWQDTLYLHYGKQYLKDCYIEGSVDFIFGNSTALLEHCHIHCKAEGFVTAQSRKSSQETTGYVFLRCVITGNGGASYACLGRPWGPFGRVVFAYTYMDTCIKHGGWDNWGKTENERSACFYEYRCFGPGSCSSKRVTWARELVDEEAEQFLMHGYIDPDRERPWLAQRMALRIPFSA comes from the exons atGGCGGCATGTGTTATAACGGTGTCACAGGACGGGACTGGGGACTATGGGACGGTGCAGGATGCCGTAGACGCGGTGCCACTCGGCAACACGCGTCGGACAGTGATTCGCGTGGCGCCGGGCATCTACAAGCAGCCAGTGTACGTGCCCAAGACCAAGAATTTCATCACCCTGGCGGGTCTCAGCCCTGAGGACACGGTGCTCACCTGGCAAAACACCGCCTCTCTCATCGACCACCACCAG GCCTCTCGGGTGATTGGGACTGGGACGTTTGGGTGTGGGAGCACCATTGTGGAAGGGGAGGATTTCATTGCTGAGAATATCACTTTTGAAAATTCTGCTCCTCAG GGTTCAGGACAAGCTGTGGCAATTAGAGTAACAGCTGATCGATGTGCCTTCTATAATTGCAGATTCCTTGGGTGGCAG GATACTCTGTACCTGCATTATGGAAAACAATATCTGAAAGATTGCTATATTGAAGGAAGTGTGGATTTCATCTTTGGCAATAGCACTGCTCTCTTGGAGCATTGTCATATCCACTGCAAGGCAGAAGGTTTCGTAACTGCACAAAGCAGGAAATCTTCTCAGGAGACAACTGGTTATGTGTTCTTGAG ATGCGTGATCACGGGCAATGGAGGGGCTTCATATGCATGTCTTGGACGACCATGGGGACCTTTTGGGAGGGTGGTCTTTGCATACACATATATGGATACATGTATTAAACATGGTGGGTGGGATAACTGGGGCAAAACAGAGAATGAGAGAAGTGCCTGCTTTTATGAATACAG GTGTTTCGGGCCAGGTAGTTGCTCGTCAAAACGGGTCACATGGGCTAGAGAATTGGTAGATGAAGAAGCAGAACAGTTCCTCATGCATGGTTACATTGACCCGGATCGAGAAAGACCTTGGCTTGCCCAGAGAATGGCCTTGAGGATACCATTTTCTGCATAG
- the LOC132183049 gene encoding vesicle transport v-SNARE 13: MSEVFEGYERQYCELSANLSRKCTAAGALNGEQKKQKVSEIKSGIDEAESLIRKMDLEARSLQPNVKAALLAKLREYKSDLNNLKSEVKRIVSGNLNAAARDELLESGMADALTASADQRARLMMSTDRLGKSGDRIKEGRRTMLETEELGVSILQDLHSQRQSLLHAHSTLHGVDDNIGKSKKVLTAMSRRMSRNKWIIGTIIAALVIAVALILYFKLS, encoded by the exons ATGAGTGAGGTATTCGAAGGATACGAACGCCAATACTGCGAGCTCTCTGCGAACCTCTCAAGAAAGTGTACGGCAGCTGGTGCTCTTAATGGAG agcaaaagaaacaaaaagtttCTGAGATAAAGTCTGGAATTGATGAAGCAGAATCACTG ATTCGGAAAATGGATCTTGAGGCGAGAAGTTTGCAACCTAACGTGAAGGCTGCGCTTCTTGCTAAGTTGAGGGAATATAAATCAGATCTGAATAATCTGAAAAGCGAAGTCAAGAGAATTGTCTCTGGTAACTTAAATGCAGCTGCCCGAGATGAGTTGTTGGAATCAGGCATGGCAGATGCACTCACA GCATCGGCTGATCAAAGAGCAAGATTAATGATGTCAACGGATAGATTAGGCAAATCTGGTGACAGAATTAAAGAAGGTAGAAGAACCATGCTGGAAACAGAGGAGCTTGGTGTCTCAATTCTTCAAGATTTGCATTCTCAGCGACAGTCTCTCTTGCATGCTCATAGCACG CTGCATGGGGTGGATGATAACATAGGAAAGAGCAAGAAAGTTTTGACTGCCATGTCAAGGAGGATGAGCAGGAACAAGTGGATTATTGGCACCATTATTGCAGCTCTTGTCATTGCTGTCGCCTTGATCTTGTACTTCAAACTTTCTTAG
- the LOC132182416 gene encoding transmembrane emp24 domain-containing protein p24delta9-like — MSELLVHLHLIVSIGLILTMSAHSMRFDLGSGNSKCISEDIKSNAMTVGKYNVINPNEGFPVPDTHKITVRVTSPHSSSYHYGDHVEEGNFAFTAAESGDYSACFWAPDHKPPVIVTVDFDWRTGVAAKDWSKVAKKGQIEVMELELKKLFDTVTSIHDEMFYLREREEEMQQLNRATNSKMATFSFLSILVCLSVASLQLWHLKAFFERKKLL; from the exons ATGTCTGAGTTACTGGTACATCTGCATCTAATTGTAAGCATAGGACTAATTTTGACAATGTCCGCGCATTCGATGCGTTTCGACCTGGGATCGGGCAACTCAAAATGCATATCGGAGGACATCAAGAGCAACGCCATGACCGTGGGAAAGTATAACGTCATCAATCCCAATGAAGGGTTTCCTGTTCCTGATACCCACAAGATCACTGTCCGG GTGACCTCGCCCCACAGTAGCAGTTATCACTATGGGGATCATGTGGAAGAGGGTAATTTTGCATTTACTGCTGCTGAATCTGGTGATTATTCAGCTTGCTTTTGGGCGCCTGATCATAAGCCCCCAGTGATAGTGACGGTTGATTTCGATTGGAGGACTGGCGTTGCAGCAAAAGACTGGTCGAAGGTTGCTAAGAAAGGGCAGATCGAA GTGATGGAACTTGAGTTGAAGAAATTGTTTGACACTGTCACTTCCATTCATGATGAGATGTTTTATCTTCGTGAGAG GGAGGAAGAAATGCAACAACTTAACAGAGCAACTAACTCCAAGATGGCTACCTTTAGTTTCCTTTCGATCCTGGTTTGCTTATCGGTTGCCAGTTTGCAGTTATGGCATCTGAAGGCATTCTTTGAGAGAAAGAAGCTCCTCTAA
- the LOC132180534 gene encoding uncharacterized protein At5g39570, protein MSYFSRGGGDHVDDFDEYDPTPYGGGYDIVLTYGRPLPPSDETCYSPSSTPTDDFDYDRPQYTSYAEPAAYADEALDTEYSSYARPKPRPGRPSPGEGGYEARPEAGYGFPPTSGVNRPGHGGAQYGSERPESEYKSGYGRQSEHEQRPGSEYGSGYGRKSEYEQEPGSEYGAGYGRKSEDEQTGSEYASGYGRKSEYEQTGSEYGSGYGRKSESEQQPVSEYGSGYGRKSEHESEYGTGHGRKTEYEQQTEPEYGSGYGRKSETEETEPEYGSGYGRKTEYKAPESEYGSGYGRKTEYEAPGSEYVSGYGRKPGYGEEEGGGGYGYGGRSERPSYGDEPPPRPSYGDEPPPRPSYGDEPPPRPSYGDEPPPRRPSYGDEPPPRPSYGEEPPRRPSYGRSEEESYERPKYERRDDDEDEGERRKYGYGEEGEEGYGRKKHGDDDDGSDDDDEEKRRSKHHHHHHRKSYDDE, encoded by the exons atgTCGTATTTCTCACGTGGTGGCGGAGATCACGTCGACGACTTCGACGAGTACGATCCGACGCCGTATGGCGGCGGATACGACATCGTGCTCACTTACGGCCGGCCTCTCCCGCCGTCCGATGAGACCTGCTATTCTCCCTCGTCCACGCCGACCGATGACTTCGATTACGATCGCCCCCAGTACACGTCCTATGCCGAGCCCGCGGCCTACGCCGACGAGGCCCTCGACACTGAGTACAGCAGCTACGCCCGACCCAAGCCTCGACCCGGACGCCCCTCTCCCGGAGAAGGTGGCTACGAAGCGAGGCCTGAAGCGGGTTATGGGTTTCCTCCGACTTCTGGAGTGAACAGGCCCGGGCATGGTGGAGCGCAGTATGGATCGGAGAGACCCGAATCGGAGTACAAATCTGGGTATGGCCGGCAGAGCGAGCATGAGCAGCGACCCGGGTCGGAATATGGATCTGGATATGGCCGGAAGAGTGAGTATGAGCAAGAACCTGGTTCGGAGTACGGAGCTGGATACGGGCGGAAGAGCGAGGATGAGCAGACCGGGTCGGAATATGCATCTGGGTATGGTCGGAAGAGCGAGTATGAACAGACCGGATCGGAATATGGATCTGGGTATGGTCGAAAGAGTGAGTCTGAGCAGCAACCTGTATCGGAATACGGATCTGGGTACGGGCGGAAGAGCGAGCATGAATCAGAATACGGTACCGGGCATGGCCGGAAGACTGAGTATGAGCAGCAAACCGAACCGGAGTATGGATCCGGTTACGGGCGGAAGAGCGAGACTGAAGAGACCGAACCGGAATATGGATCCGGGTATGGCAGGAAGACCGAATATAAGGCTCCGGAATCTGAGTACGGATCAGGCTATGGTCGGAAAACCGAGTATGAGGCACCCGGGTCGGAGTACGTATCTGGGTACGGGCGGAAGCCTGGTTATGGAGAGGAAGAGGGTGGTGGTGGGTATGGTTATGGAGGGAGGAGTGAGAGGCCGAGCTACGGGGATGAACCACCTCCGAGGCCGAGCTACGGGGACGAGCCACCTCCAAGGCCGAGCTACGGGGACGAGCCACCTCCAAGGCCCAGCTACGGGGATGAGCCACCTCCAAGGCGGCCCAGCTACGGGGACGAGCCACCTCCGAGACCCAGCTATGGAGAAGAGCCACCTCGAAGGCCCAGCTATGGGCGGTCCGAGGAGGAGAGCTATGAGAGGCCCAAGTATGAGAGGcgtgatgatgatgaggatgagggTGAGAGGCGCAAGTATGGATATGGTGAAGAGGGAGAAGAGGGCTATGGGCGCAAGAAACAT ggagatgatgatgatggctctgatgatgatgatgaggagaaGCGCCGTTCTaagcaccaccaccaccaccaccgcaagAGCTATGATGATGAGTGA